In the Clostridium gelidum genome, TTAATTCACCACCTCTAATATCAAAGCAAACTTAAATCACTTTTTTATTTATTTTTTTTCTTTTTACTAGCTAAGTTTTTAGGTTCTTCAACTGCCATTACAAACTTTTCTGATTCTACTTGAGCTTCTTTTTCTTTTCTAGAATCAATTTCTTTTATTGCAGGTTTATAATTTAAGAAATAAGTTTGTACTGTTTGTATCAAGTTACCAATTATCCAATATAAAACTAATATTGATTTAAAATTCCATGACATAAATCCCATCATTCCAGCCATCATTAAATTCATACTACCCATATTCATTCCACCAGGCTGTGCTGGTGTAGCTTTAGTCATTAAATATGATGGTATATAAGTTGATAATGCAGCTAAGATCGGTAATATATGGTATGCATCTGGAGCAAATAAATCTTTAATCCATAAGAATGATGCTCCATCTATTCCTTCTATTCTCATAAATACGTAATAAAGAGCCATTAATATAGGTAGTGGCAATAAAGATGGTAAACATCCGCCTGTCATACTAACATTTTTTTCTTTATATAACTTCATTGTTTCTGTACTTAATTTTTCTTTATCATCTTTATATTTTTCTTGAAGCTTTTTAACTTCTGGTTGAATTTTTTGCATTCCTCTAGTTGATATTGCAGCCTTAATATTAAGTGGCAATATCAATAATCTTATAGCTACTGTAAATGCAAATATAGCTAAAACATAACCTAATCCTACGTCTGATATCCCCA is a window encoding:
- the yidC gene encoding membrane protein insertase YidC, producing MFESIIKFMADIFNYFYVFMRDSMGISDVGLGYVLAIFAFTVAIRLLILPLNIKAAISTRGMQKIQPEVKKLQEKYKDDKEKLSTETMKLYKEKNVSMTGGCLPSLLPLPILMALYYVFMRIEGIDGASFLWIKDLFAPDAYHILPILAALSTYIPSYLMTKATPAQPGGMNMGSMNLMMAGMMGFMSWNFKSILVLYWIIGNLIQTVQTYFLNYKPAIKEIDSRKEKEAQVESEKFVMAVEEPKNLASKKKKNK